The Ovis aries strain OAR_USU_Benz2616 breed Rambouillet chromosome 6, ARS-UI_Ramb_v3.0, whole genome shotgun sequence genome includes a window with the following:
- the LOC101113239 gene encoding janus kinase and microtubule-interacting protein 1 isoform X3 produces the protein MSKKGRSKGEKPEMEMDPVQMANEELRAKLTSIQIEFQQEKSKMDEIKGKDRVILALEKELGVQTGQTQKLLLQKEALDEQLVQVREAERYHGSPKRELPPGIGDMAELMGVQDQHMDERDVRRFQLKIAELNSVIRKLEDRNTLLADERNELLKRSRETEVQLKPLVEKNKRMNKKNEDLLQSIQRMEEKIKNLTRENVEMKEKLSAQASLKRHTSLNDLSLTRDEQEIEFLRLQVLEQQHVIDDLSLERERLLRSRRHRGKGLKPPKKHVVETFFGFDEESVDSETLSETSCNTDRTDRAPATPEEDLDDTTTREEADLRFCQLTREYQALQRAYALLQEQVGGTLDAEREARTREQLQADLLRCQAKIEDLEKLLVEKGQDSKWVEEKQLLIRTNQDLLEKIYRLEMEENQLKNEMQDAKDQNELLEFRVLELEVRDSICCKLSNGADILFEPKLKFM, from the exons aTGGATGAGATCAAGGGGAAAGATCGTGTGATTCTGGCCTTGGAGAAGGAGCTCGGCGTGCAGACTGGGCAGACCCAGAAGCTGCTGCTTCAGAAAGAGGCTTTGGATGAGCAGCTGGTTCAGGTCAGAGAGGCTGAGCGGTACCACGGTAGTCCAAAGAGAGAGCTCCCGCCCGGCATAGGGGACATGGCCGAGCTCATGGGCGTCCAG GATCAACATATGGATGAGCGAGACGTGCGGCGATTTCAGCTAAAAATTGCTGAACTGAATTCGGTGATACGGAAGCTGGAAGACAGAAATACCCTCTTGGCAGACGAGAGGAATGAACTG CTGAAACGCTCCCGCGAGACGGAGGTCCAGCTGAAGCCCCTGGTGGAGAAGAACAAGCGGATGAACAAGAAGAATGAGGACTTGCTGCAGAGCATCCAGAGGATGGAAGAGAAGATCAAGAACCTCACGCGGGAAAACGTGGAGATG AAAGAGAAACTGTCGGCCCAGGCGTCCCTGAAGAGGCACACTTCCTTGAACGACCTCAGTCTGACACGGGACGAACAGGAGATCGAGTTCCTGAGACTGCAGGTGCTGGAGCAGCAACACGTCATTGACGATCTCTCACTG GAGAGAGAACGGCTCTTGCGGTCCAGAAGACATCGCGGGAAGGGCCTGAAGCCACCCAAG AAGCATGTTGTGGAGACATTTTTTGGATTTGACGAGGAGTCTGTGGACTCGGAAACGCTGTCAGAGACGTCCTGCAACACGGACAGGACGGACAGGGCTCCGGCCACACCCGAGGAGGACTTGGATGAT ACAACAACCCGAGAAGAGGCTGACCTGAGGTTCTGCCAGCTGACCAGGGAGTACCAGGCTCTGCAGCGAGCCTACGCCCTGCTTCAGGAGCAGGTGGGCGGGACACTGGACGCCGAGCGAGAGGCCCGG ACTCGGGAACAGCTCCAAGCTGATCTGCTGAGGTGTCAGGCAAAAATCGAGGATCTGGAGAAGTTACTGGTTGAGAAGGGCCAG GATTCCAAATGGGTTGAAGAGAAGCAGCTACTCATCAGAACAAACCAAGACTTGCTGGAAAAG ATTTACAGGCTGGAAATGGAAGAGAACCAGCTGAAGAATGAAATGCAAGACGCAAAGGATCAGAACGAGCTGTTAGAATTCAGAGTGCTAGAACTCGAAGTAAGAGACTCTATCTGTTGTAAACTCTCAAACGGAGCAGACATTCTCTTTGAGCCCAAACTGAAATTCATGTAA